The Octadecabacter arcticus 238 genome contains a region encoding:
- a CDS encoding ISAs1-like element ISOan1 family transposase, with protein sequence MIFTVLTRSYAMPTPSSPEIHPIEFLTHFSDISDSRQEVKVTYPLPEILLLTLCAVLSGANDWTAISIYGTKKLGFLKRFLPFADGTPSHDQLGNIFAALDAEAFQACFIDWVASLNKTVTGVVAIDGKTSRRSLDKAGGKAAIHMISAWSSEWNLTLAQRQVDGKSNEITAIPELLELLTLKGAIVTIDAMGCQREIAAKIISKEADYILALKGNQGSLRKDTELFMTEQAAVDYDDTTVTYHETVEKSHGRIETRRVTVCTDIDWLKADHNWPGLKSIVMVQYHAILQDKTRAETRYYISSMTSDAEHHAKAIRDHWGIENGLHWVMDMVFRDDECRIRKGNAPANFTTIKHAASNMLRSVKGKHSLRSKRHIASWDDDFLAEIINT encoded by the coding sequence GTGATCTTTACTGTTTTAACGAGGTCATATGCCATGCCAACCCCAAGTTCACCTGAGATCCATCCCATTGAATTTCTTACGCATTTTTCAGATATAAGCGATTCACGTCAAGAGGTTAAAGTGACTTACCCTTTGCCGGAAATACTCCTCTTAACCCTATGCGCTGTTTTGTCAGGTGCCAATGACTGGACGGCCATCTCGATATATGGGACCAAGAAACTGGGCTTTTTGAAGCGTTTTCTACCTTTTGCAGACGGGACACCGTCCCATGACCAACTTGGAAACATCTTTGCGGCCTTGGATGCCGAGGCGTTTCAGGCCTGTTTTATCGACTGGGTGGCCTCCCTTAACAAGACGGTGACTGGAGTGGTCGCGATTGATGGGAAAACCTCTCGCCGCAGCCTGGATAAAGCTGGCGGCAAGGCCGCAATTCACATGATCTCGGCCTGGAGTTCGGAATGGAATCTGACGCTGGCGCAACGGCAGGTGGACGGCAAGTCCAACGAGATAACGGCCATACCAGAACTGTTGGAACTGCTCACCCTGAAGGGGGCTATTGTCACCATCGACGCTATGGGATGCCAACGCGAAATCGCCGCGAAGATCATCTCCAAAGAAGCAGACTACATCCTCGCTTTGAAGGGTAATCAGGGCAGCCTACGCAAGGACACAGAATTATTCATGACGGAACAGGCGGCCGTAGATTATGACGACACAACAGTCACTTACCACGAAACGGTAGAGAAGTCTCATGGCCGTATCGAAACAAGGAGGGTCACAGTGTGCACGGATATTGACTGGCTTAAAGCGGACCACAATTGGCCCGGTTTGAAAAGCATCGTTATGGTCCAGTACCACGCCATCCTGCAGGATAAAACGCGCGCCGAAACCCGCTATTACATTTCATCAATGACATCAGATGCTGAACATCACGCCAAAGCCATCCGTGACCACTGGGGAATAGAAAACGGGCTGCATTGGGTCATGGACATGGTGTTTCGCGACGATGAATGCCGTATCCGAAAAGGCAATGCTCCAGCGAATTTTACGACCATAAAACACGCTGCAAGCAACATGCTGCGCTCCGTAAAGGGGAAGCATAGCCTGCGATCAAAGCGCCACATTGCATCATGGGATGATGATTTCCTCGCCGAAATAATTAACACCTAA
- a CDS encoding ATP-binding protein yields the protein MTKSRTSPNHQSSSATRANFNIVPDIPLITANQPFGEWNIVFPDPAMTLSAVDRLVHQATIFGMNVKSYRRRAAEQVKGYGRPPQRAASVNTQPD from the coding sequence TTGACCAAATCAAGGACGTCGCCTAACCATCAATCAAGCAGCGCCACTCGTGCGAATTTCAACATCGTCCCGGACATCCCCCTGATCACGGCCAACCAGCCCTTTGGTGAATGGAATATCGTCTTCCCTGATCCTGCCATGACGTTATCCGCCGTCGATCGGCTCGTTCACCAAGCGACCATCTTTGGTATGAACGTCAAAAGTTACCGGCGTAGGGCCGCCGAGCAAGTTAAGGGCTATGGACGCCCGCCTCAAAGAGCGGCATCCGTCAACACGCAACCTGATTGA
- a CDS encoding substrate-binding domain-containing protein, which produces MKSNCRMLLAGGTSVAMLLLTTLSAFSQDNIGDVRHPLWYKAPTERTLELAKIDDLSNTVVSLGPRGEEGVLYTEIQITAEQKEKIRAGNFTAAISMGWLGDDWASQQLLGLKETFADLGIEVVAETNANWDDARQISDLDAISVLKPDLVVSIPLNTATTASAYQRLAKAGSKIVFIDQAADEMQPGKDYVSVISSDNLALGMYLADLLNDAVDGKGDVAAMFYANDFHVVNLRYIGFIARLITKYPDLQLVATAGHDNPNKGQEVAQALLARYPTLKGVYGSWSIPAMGVATAARINGKRPADFKIVNENFDQIVAAEMAANSFIAGISTQQPYTQGVTEASAGALALIGESLPSYISVPPVRVSRANLSEAYQKIYRKPLPKEMKADLAKY; this is translated from the coding sequence ATGAAATCTAATTGTAGAATGCTTTTAGCGGGCGGTACGTCTGTCGCGATGCTCTTACTAACAACCTTGTCTGCCTTCTCGCAAGATAACATTGGCGATGTGCGCCATCCGCTATGGTACAAAGCACCGACCGAACGGACGTTGGAACTTGCTAAGATCGACGATCTGTCAAACACTGTCGTCAGCCTTGGGCCTCGTGGTGAAGAAGGTGTGCTATACACCGAAATTCAAATCACCGCTGAGCAGAAGGAAAAAATTCGCGCTGGCAATTTTACTGCTGCCATCTCGATGGGCTGGCTTGGTGACGACTGGGCCTCACAGCAACTTTTGGGCCTGAAGGAGACATTTGCGGATCTCGGCATTGAAGTGGTTGCAGAGACCAACGCCAACTGGGACGACGCTCGCCAGATTTCGGATCTTGATGCGATTTCCGTCCTAAAACCGGACCTGGTTGTTTCGATCCCGCTAAATACGGCTACCACTGCATCGGCCTACCAACGCCTCGCTAAGGCAGGATCTAAGATCGTTTTTATTGACCAGGCCGCCGACGAAATGCAGCCGGGTAAAGATTATGTGTCTGTGATTTCTTCTGATAACCTCGCACTCGGTATGTACCTCGCTGACTTGTTAAATGATGCCGTTGATGGCAAAGGCGACGTTGCAGCAATGTTTTATGCTAACGATTTCCACGTGGTGAACCTTCGTTATATAGGCTTTATTGCCCGATTGATTACTAAATATCCGGATTTACAGTTGGTGGCTACTGCGGGCCATGACAATCCTAATAAAGGTCAAGAAGTGGCACAAGCACTGCTTGCCCGGTATCCAACTCTAAAGGGTGTTTACGGGTCTTGGTCGATCCCTGCAATGGGTGTGGCCACCGCAGCGCGTATAAATGGTAAACGTCCGGCAGATTTCAAGATAGTGAATGAGAACTTCGACCAGATTGTTGCCGCTGAAATGGCTGCAAACAGCTTTATTGCCGGGATTTCAACGCAACAGCCCTATACACAGGGCGTGACTGAAGCTAGCGCAGGGGCTTTGGCCCTAATTGGTGAAAGCCTGCCATCATATATTTCGGTTCCGCCAGTTCGTGTGAGCCGCGCTAATCTCTCTGAAGCTTACCAGAAAATCTATCGCAAGCCTCTACCCAAAGAAATGAAAGCTGACTTGGCAAAATATTAA
- the tnpB gene encoding IS66 family insertion sequence element accessory protein TnpB (TnpB, as the term is used for proteins encoded by IS66 family insertion elements, is considered an accessory protein, since TnpC, encoded by a neighboring gene, is a DDE family transposase.): MIVAGQRLPIVIATKPVDFRRGHDGLAAAVQNELGLDPHSGLTVVFRSKRGDRLKILLWDGTGLVLIYKRLEVSNFVWPKIHDGVMQLSRAQYEALFEGLDWLRMTPKQVAPPTAAG; encoded by the coding sequence GTGATTGTCGCGGGGCAGCGGCTGCCGATTGTGATTGCGACCAAGCCGGTGGATTTTCGTCGTGGTCATGACGGGCTAGCAGCAGCGGTGCAGAACGAACTGGGGCTTGATCCGCATTCCGGTCTGACGGTGGTGTTCCGCTCCAAGCGGGGTGACAGGTTGAAGATTCTCCTATGGGATGGCACCGGACTGGTACTGATCTACAAGCGTCTTGAAGTTTCCAACTTCGTGTGGCCCAAGATCCATGACGGTGTCATGCAGCTTTCTCGGGCCCAGTACGAGGCGTTATTTGAAGGTTTGGATTGGCTGCGAATGACGCCGAAACAGGTTGCCCCGCCGACTGCGGCAGGGTGA
- a CDS encoding ABC transporter permease: MQSNNNKTLEQKSSKRGTINWRENIVYICFAGVLVFFAITIGDKGFLTVTNLFNISRTTAMIAVISIAMTFIISSGELDLSVGSTAALSALVSALVMQAGYGFLAGVVAGLLSGFAVGLVNGFFVTGLSIPSFLVTLGMMQLVRGIDMRITYTNPVAVRNETFDMVFGPGTIGVVPILFIWAVGVAIVGHIALRYTPFGRQVLATGGNSEAARYSGINTNRTKVICFLITGVGAALAGMLWTGMMGTARYNFGEGAELAAIAAVILGGTSLFGGKGTIIGTLVGALLIGTINNGLIIMGLDVSEQMMVAGGIIVLAVAFGKKPSR, encoded by the coding sequence GTGCAGTCCAACAATAATAAAACGCTAGAGCAAAAATCGTCTAAACGTGGAACTATAAACTGGCGTGAAAATATCGTCTACATTTGCTTTGCAGGTGTGCTTGTTTTCTTTGCTATTACGATCGGTGATAAGGGTTTCCTAACGGTGACGAACTTGTTCAACATCTCCCGCACCACGGCGATGATCGCTGTCATCTCCATTGCGATGACCTTTATCATTTCCTCCGGAGAGTTAGACCTTTCAGTAGGCTCAACAGCTGCCCTTTCGGCGCTTGTGTCCGCCCTTGTAATGCAGGCTGGATACGGTTTTCTGGCTGGCGTCGTAGCAGGTTTGTTAAGTGGGTTTGCGGTGGGCCTTGTAAACGGATTCTTTGTTACTGGACTTTCTATCCCGTCTTTTCTGGTCACGCTTGGCATGATGCAGCTAGTGCGTGGCATCGACATGCGTATCACTTATACTAACCCAGTGGCTGTTCGGAATGAAACCTTTGACATGGTGTTTGGGCCGGGCACGATTGGTGTGGTTCCTATACTTTTCATCTGGGCAGTGGGCGTTGCGATTGTGGGCCATATAGCCTTGCGCTACACTCCATTTGGACGCCAAGTGCTTGCCACAGGCGGCAACAGCGAAGCGGCTCGATACTCGGGGATTAATACTAATCGGACCAAGGTAATTTGCTTTTTGATAACTGGCGTTGGAGCAGCGCTGGCTGGAATGCTCTGGACCGGCATGATGGGTACTGCTCGTTATAATTTTGGAGAAGGTGCCGAACTTGCCGCAATCGCTGCGGTCATTCTTGGAGGTACAAGCCTCTTCGGTGGCAAAGGTACGATTATTGGCACGCTTGTTGGAGCGCTGCTGATTGGGACAATAAACAACGGACTAATCATTATGGGTCTGGATGTGTCCGAACAGATGATGGTCGCGGGTGGGATCATCGTGCTTGCTGTGGCGTTTGGAAAAAAACCTAGTCGTTGA
- a CDS encoding sugar ABC transporter ATP-binding protein, which yields MATDVLKMRGINKAFSGVPVLQHAAFTLRTGECHALMGENGAGKSTLMKILTGVYQRDGGTIFLDGKDVTFTTPRDAENSGIAMIFQEFSLISTLTVAQNIFLGHELTRRGGLVIHDGEMIQRARGILQELGENIDPCMRVEELSVGAKQMVEIAKALSKNARILIMDEPTASLSESEVDSLFRLVERLKNQGISIVYISHRMAEIYQICDRVTAMRDGSHTLTASTSEVTMEELIRAMLGSDSSAALEWIPRELNCTLAPILQVTNLNVTGHVKDVSFDVRPGEILGFAGLTGSGRTEIVEAIFGLRNVDGGSVHVNGKLVRSNYDAIEAGVGLVPEDRRTQGLVLDHTLQDNIILPNLSRFVSMFLVRKKIARAASKSHIADLKIKCEGPEQEVYLLSGGNQQKIVLAKWLERNPKLLILDEPTIGVDIGAKSELVKKIREIADSGSAIVVISSEFEELLAISDRLLIISDGVVIGNMNRQDIQSEEALHRAVQQ from the coding sequence GTGGCGACAGATGTTTTGAAAATGCGTGGCATCAATAAAGCATTTAGTGGCGTACCTGTTTTACAGCATGCAGCTTTCACTCTTCGTACTGGAGAATGTCATGCTCTAATGGGTGAAAATGGAGCTGGAAAATCCACTCTTATGAAAATCCTCACTGGAGTGTATCAGCGAGATGGTGGCACAATTTTTTTAGATGGAAAAGATGTGACTTTTACCACCCCTCGGGACGCTGAAAATTCCGGAATTGCTATGATATTTCAAGAATTTAGCCTAATTTCTACCCTTACTGTTGCTCAAAATATCTTTCTTGGCCATGAGCTGACGCGAAGAGGTGGGCTGGTTATTCATGATGGCGAGATGATCCAGCGCGCGCGTGGTATTCTTCAGGAGTTGGGTGAAAATATTGACCCCTGCATGCGAGTTGAAGAACTGAGCGTTGGCGCGAAGCAAATGGTAGAGATTGCCAAGGCGCTGTCCAAAAACGCTCGTATCTTAATTATGGATGAACCCACCGCGTCCCTATCCGAAAGCGAAGTCGACAGTCTGTTCCGTCTAGTCGAACGTCTCAAAAATCAAGGTATTTCCATAGTCTATATCTCTCATCGAATGGCAGAGATTTATCAAATTTGCGATCGCGTCACTGCGATGCGAGATGGTAGCCACACTTTAACAGCCAGTACAAGTGAAGTTACTATGGAGGAGCTTATACGAGCCATGCTTGGCTCTGACAGCTCGGCTGCGTTGGAGTGGATACCGCGTGAATTAAATTGCACATTGGCTCCAATTCTCCAAGTAACGAATTTGAATGTTACTGGGCATGTCAAGGATGTCAGCTTTGATGTGCGCCCTGGAGAAATTCTTGGTTTTGCCGGTCTTACCGGATCAGGTCGAACTGAGATTGTCGAAGCAATTTTTGGACTTCGTAATGTTGACGGAGGCTCTGTTCACGTTAACGGAAAACTTGTGCGCAGTAACTACGACGCAATTGAAGCTGGGGTGGGCTTGGTTCCCGAGGATCGGCGGACGCAGGGTTTAGTTCTCGACCATACGCTGCAGGATAATATAATCCTGCCTAACCTATCGCGCTTTGTGAGCATGTTTTTGGTAAGAAAAAAAATCGCGCGCGCAGCGTCAAAAAGCCATATCGCCGATTTAAAAATTAAATGTGAAGGTCCAGAACAGGAAGTTTATCTGTTGTCTGGTGGAAATCAGCAGAAGATCGTCTTGGCGAAATGGCTTGAGCGCAACCCGAAGTTACTCATTTTAGACGAACCAACGATTGGTGTCGATATTGGTGCGAAATCTGAACTCGTAAAAAAAATTCGGGAAATTGCCGATTCTGGCTCGGCCATCGTCGTGATTTCGTCGGAGTTTGAGGAATTACTGGCCATTAGTGATCGTTTGCTCATCATCTCTGATGGCGTCGTAATCGGCAATATGAACCGGCAAGACATTCAATCAGAGGAGGCTTTGCACCGTGCAGTCCAACAATAA
- the tnpA gene encoding IS200/IS605 family transposase yields the protein MIYSTGSHTKFYHRFHVVWTTKYRYKVMRGEMRERIREIIIQTCQELGVHIEKGVLSTDHVHMFISVPPQIALSKVMMRIKGRSSYKIQREFPELRKRYWGQRFWARGFFSTTSGNVTDAVILQYLELHSKREPTGVSR from the coding sequence ATGATCTATTCCACAGGAAGCCATACCAAATTTTATCACCGGTTTCACGTCGTCTGGACAACAAAATACCGATACAAAGTTATGCGCGGTGAGATGCGTGAGCGTATCCGTGAAATCATTATCCAAACATGCCAAGAACTTGGCGTGCATATTGAGAAGGGCGTATTGTCGACCGATCACGTCCACATGTTCATATCGGTCCCGCCTCAGATAGCATTGTCAAAGGTGATGATGCGGATCAAGGGACGCTCGTCTTATAAGATACAGCGCGAGTTTCCCGAACTGCGCAAACGGTACTGGGGCCAGCGGTTTTGGGCTCGCGGATTTTTCTCAACAACCAGCGGCAATGTCACTGACGCTGTCATACTTCAGTATCTTGAATTACATTCAAAAAGGGAACCTACCGGCGTCAGCCGGTAG
- a CDS encoding IS5 family transposase, with amino-acid sequence MMPHKFNASRRHKFEKKRQKVTNWRVYNEGLRQRGDVTIWLSPEVADKWLADKRQTPGGQPTYSDMAISVCLTLGMVFKQPLRQTQGLVGSLARLMGLDVPVPDFSTLSRRGAGLSMPEKSKAQRAGPIELVVDSTGLKIFGEGEWLQNKHKTKAKRKSWRKLHLGLDLTTGDIVCSDLTKDDVGDPTALPELLDQIEAPVSRFLADGAYDGDPTSDLLVDRFGEAIEIVIPPPITAVLSLDAARNPTPRDKHIAEIRDKGRLAWQVSSGYNHRSRGEAQIGRWKMVIGPKLKARNFPNQKTEVRIGTNILNKMNGLGRAKYEAAA; translated from the coding sequence ATGATGCCGCACAAATTCAACGCTTCTCGCCGCCACAAGTTTGAAAAGAAGCGACAGAAGGTCACCAACTGGCGAGTGTACAATGAAGGCCTGCGTCAGCGTGGTGATGTGACAATTTGGTTGAGCCCTGAGGTTGCAGATAAGTGGCTTGCCGATAAACGTCAGACGCCAGGCGGCCAACCCACATATTCTGATATGGCCATATCAGTATGCCTGACGCTGGGTATGGTTTTCAAACAACCTTTGCGGCAGACGCAAGGATTGGTCGGCAGTTTGGCGCGGCTTATGGGGCTGGATGTTCCCGTTCCGGATTTCTCGACCCTCTCGCGGAGAGGTGCGGGGCTCAGCATGCCAGAAAAATCTAAAGCCCAAAGGGCTGGCCCAATCGAATTAGTTGTGGATAGTACGGGTCTGAAGATATTTGGTGAAGGCGAATGGTTGCAGAACAAGCATAAAACAAAGGCCAAACGTAAGTCGTGGCGCAAGCTCCACCTTGGACTGGATCTCACAACTGGAGATATCGTTTGCTCCGATTTGACAAAAGACGACGTGGGCGATCCAACTGCTTTGCCCGAACTTCTAGACCAGATTGAGGCTCCTGTTAGCCGCTTTTTGGCGGATGGCGCCTATGATGGCGATCCTACCAGCGATCTGCTTGTGGACCGTTTTGGTGAAGCTATAGAGATTGTAATCCCGCCTCCGATCACGGCCGTTCTCAGCCTCGATGCTGCCCGTAATCCAACGCCCCGAGATAAACACATCGCGGAGATTAGAGACAAAGGGCGCCTGGCATGGCAAGTTAGCAGCGGCTACAATCACCGGAGCCGAGGCGAAGCACAAATAGGCCGCTGGAAGATGGTCATCGGCCCCAAACTGAAAGCTCGGAACTTTCCGAACCAAAAAACTGAAGTCAGGATTGGGACAAACATTCTCAACAAAATGAACGGGCTTGGCCGTGCCAAGTACGAGGCTGCTGCATGA
- the tnpA gene encoding IS66-like element accessory protein TnpA: protein MADGSGLVGRLDIVEPRRGNRRWPDDVKAGIVAESFQPSARVVDVARRHDIVPHQLSDWRRMAREGKLVLPADVMTSVCDATLSADKPEPAFVPLEVAMTWQGAGSMSGHGERDETCGEITIAIGSDVMIRVPASADVARAAELIRLVRGVS from the coding sequence ATGGCGGATGGAAGTGGACTTGTGGGTCGGCTGGATATTGTTGAGCCGCGTCGGGGTAACCGGCGTTGGCCTGATGATGTGAAGGCCGGGATTGTTGCTGAGAGTTTCCAGCCCAGTGCGCGCGTTGTCGATGTCGCAAGACGCCATGACATCGTCCCACACCAGTTGTCTGATTGGCGACGGATGGCGCGTGAGGGCAAATTGGTTCTGCCTGCGGATGTCATGACATCGGTCTGTGATGCAACCCTGTCAGCCGATAAGCCTGAGCCTGCCTTTGTGCCGTTGGAAGTTGCCATGACATGGCAGGGCGCTGGCAGTATGTCAGGGCACGGTGAACGCGACGAGACATGTGGCGAGATAACGATCGCGATTGGGTCTGATGTCATGATCCGCGTTCCGGCCAGTGCCGATGTGGCGCGTGCGGCTGAATTGATCCGTTTGGTGCGAGGGGTCTCGTGA
- a CDS encoding DDE-type integrase/transposase/recombinase, translated as MISTPDRQTAVALINEAVTAGAQRAKACSELEISERTLRRWTKDGEVRPDKRPLVPRAEPANALSTAERAAVLDVCNSKEFSSLPPSQIVPKLADRGQYLASESSFYRILRANGLQHHRGRAKSPVKRKKPTSYQACAPCEVWTWDITWMPGPVAGMFFYLYLIVDIFSRKIVGWEVHERESADLAAILIRQAVLAEGCQMRPLVLHADNGSPMKGATMKVTMEKTRDHGLLQSPSRKQRQPFLRGVVPNLQIPPGLADQGLCHQGGCSNLGPNLRWLVQ; from the coding sequence ATGATCAGCACCCCAGATCGCCAAACCGCAGTTGCTCTGATCAATGAGGCCGTCACCGCAGGAGCGCAGCGCGCCAAAGCCTGTTCCGAGTTGGAAATCAGCGAACGCACTCTGCGGCGCTGGACAAAAGACGGCGAGGTTCGCCCTGATAAGCGCCCCCTCGTGCCGCGTGCGGAACCAGCAAACGCGTTGAGTACGGCAGAACGCGCGGCTGTTCTAGATGTCTGTAATTCAAAGGAGTTCTCTAGCCTTCCCCCAAGTCAGATTGTGCCAAAGCTAGCAGATCGGGGGCAGTATCTAGCCTCGGAATCGAGTTTCTACCGCATTCTGCGCGCCAATGGATTGCAGCATCACCGGGGTCGAGCCAAGTCCCCAGTCAAGCGTAAGAAGCCCACAAGCTATCAGGCATGCGCGCCCTGTGAGGTCTGGACCTGGGACATTACCTGGATGCCGGGACCTGTCGCAGGCATGTTCTTTTATCTGTATCTGATCGTGGACATCTTCAGCCGGAAGATCGTGGGCTGGGAGGTCCATGAGCGTGAAAGTGCGGATCTGGCTGCCATTCTGATCCGGCAAGCAGTGCTAGCGGAGGGCTGTCAGATGCGCCCCTTGGTTCTGCACGCTGACAACGGCAGTCCTATGAAGGGCGCCACGATGAAGGTGACGATGGAAAAAACTAGGGATCACGGCCTCCTACAGTCGCCCTCGCGTAAGCAACGACAACCCTTTCTCAGAGGCGTTGTTCCGAACCTGCAAATACCGCCCGGACTGGCCGACCAAGGGCTTTGCCACCAAGGCGGATGCTCAAACCTGGGTCCAAACCTTCGCTGGTTGGTACAATAG
- a CDS encoding alpha/beta fold hydrolase has protein sequence MAEIYDHKGLPVKHGRARVNGIRMHYVIAGQGEPLLLLHGTPKTNYYWHKLIPYLTEYFTVVAPDLRGFGYTDKPPVSEGYDSRTNATDLAELMSYLGHETFHVHGEDRGAEFAYVLAATQRDRVKTLSFCEMLLSGEGLEEASFFNLENITAQFRQSGVWVWHIPFFWIPHLPEMLINGKEREFWEFWIKAETWNPNSITDEAMNEWVSCLKSPGGLRGTLETYRAAFKNAEIVRELRTEKLTLPIMTVGAPEFFGPLVEEQMVRLSNGVERAAVFEECGHSIALEAEERLAQMLREFMLNR, from the coding sequence ATGGCTGAAATTTACGACCACAAAGGCCTACCGGTAAAACATGGGCGCGCAAGGGTGAACGGTATCCGGATGCACTACGTTATTGCGGGTCAAGGCGAACCCTTACTCCTCCTGCACGGGACGCCGAAAACAAACTACTACTGGCATAAATTGATCCCGTATCTGACCGAGTATTTTACCGTTGTTGCGCCTGACCTACGTGGTTTCGGTTACACTGACAAACCACCGGTTAGCGAAGGCTATGATAGCAGAACAAATGCAACGGATTTGGCCGAACTGATGTCCTATCTAGGTCACGAAACTTTCCATGTCCACGGCGAAGATCGCGGCGCAGAATTCGCATATGTATTGGCTGCAACCCAACGTGATAGGGTCAAAACGCTGTCTTTTTGTGAAATGTTGTTGTCTGGTGAAGGTCTTGAGGAAGCGTCTTTCTTTAACCTCGAAAACATCACCGCTCAATTCCGTCAAAGTGGTGTTTGGGTTTGGCACATCCCGTTTTTCTGGATACCTCATCTTCCCGAGATGCTGATCAACGGCAAAGAACGTGAGTTCTGGGAATTTTGGATAAAAGCCGAGACGTGGAATCCAAACTCTATCACGGATGAAGCCATGAATGAATGGGTTTCATGCCTGAAGTCACCGGGTGGCCTACGTGGAACATTGGAAACTTATCGCGCAGCTTTCAAGAATGCAGAAATTGTGCGCGAGCTACGGACCGAAAAACTTACACTACCCATTATGACCGTTGGGGCTCCCGAATTTTTTGGACCACTGGTCGAAGAACAGATGGTGCGACTGTCAAATGGCGTTGAACGGGCGGCTGTGTTCGAAGAATGTGGGCATTCCATAGCTCTTGAAGCTGAGGAGCGGCTAGCCCAAATGTTGCGTGAATTTATGCTGAACCGTTGA
- a CDS encoding ISAs1-like element ISOan1 family transposase, with protein MIFTGLTRSYAMPNPSSPEVHPIEFLTHFSEISDSRQEVKVTYPLPEILLLTLCAVLSGANDWTAISIYGTKKLGFLKRFLPFADGTPSHDQLGNIFAALDAEAFQACFIDWMASLNKTVTGVVAIDGKTSRRSLDKAGGKAAIHMISAWSSEWNLTLAQRQVDGKSNEITAIPELLELLTLKGAIVTIDAMGCQREIAAKIISKEADYILALKGNQGSLRKDTELFMTEQAAVDYDDTTVTYHETVENSHGRIETRRVTVCTDIDWLKADHNWPGLKSIVMVQYHAILQDKTRAETRYYISSMTSDAEHQAKAIRDHWGIENGLHWVMDMVFRDDECRIRKGNAPANFTTIKHAASNMLRSVKGKHSLRLKRHIASWDDDFLAEIINT; from the coding sequence GTGATCTTCACTGGTTTAACGAGGTCATATGCCATGCCAAACCCAAGTTCACCTGAGGTCCATCCCATTGAATTTCTTACGCATTTTTCAGAGATAAGCGATTCACGTCAAGAGGTTAAAGTGACTTACCCTTTGCCGGAAATACTCCTCTTAACCCTATGCGCTGTTTTGTCAGGTGCCAATGACTGGACGGCCATCTCGATATATGGGACCAAGAAACTGGGCTTTTTGAAGCGTTTTCTACCTTTTGCAGACGGGACACCGTCCCATGACCAACTTGGAAACATCTTTGCGGCCTTGGATGCCGAGGCGTTTCAGGCCTGTTTTATCGACTGGATGGCCTCCCTTAACAAGACGGTGACTGGAGTGGTCGCGATTGATGGGAAAACCTCTCGCCGCAGCCTGGATAAAGCTGGCGGCAAGGCCGCAATTCACATGATCTCGGCCTGGAGTTCGGAATGGAATCTGACGCTGGCGCAACGGCAGGTGGACGGCAAGTCCAACGAGATAACGGCCATACCAGAACTGTTGGAACTGCTCACCCTGAAGGGGGCTATTGTCACCATCGACGCTATGGGATGCCAACGCGAAATCGCCGCGAAGATCATCTCCAAAGAAGCAGACTACATCCTCGCTTTGAAGGGTAATCAGGGCAGCCTACGCAAGGACACAGAATTATTCATGACGGAACAGGCGGCCGTAGATTATGACGACACAACAGTCACTTACCACGAAACGGTAGAGAATTCTCATGGCCGTATCGAAACAAGGAGGGTCACAGTGTGCACGGATATTGACTGGCTTAAAGCGGACCACAATTGGCCCGGTTTGAAAAGCATCGTTATGGTCCAGTACCACGCCATCCTGCAGGATAAAACGCGCGCCGAAACCCGCTATTACATTTCATCAATGACATCAGATGCTGAACATCAAGCCAAAGCCATCCGTGACCACTGGGGAATAGAAAACGGGCTGCATTGGGTCATGGACATGGTGTTTCGCGACGATGAATGCCGTATCCGAAAAGGCAATGCTCCAGCCAATTTTACGACCATAAAACACGCTGCAAGCAACATGCTGCGCTCCGTAAAGGGGAAGCATAGCCTGCGATTAAAGCGCCACATTGCATCATGGGATGATGATTTCCTCGCCGAAATAATTAACACCTAA